A DNA window from Clavibacter sepedonicus contains the following coding sequences:
- a CDS encoding IS481 family transposase → MELSSSTIARRPRCPIANARLTVHGRLLLVRRVVEDRRPVSHVARELGVSRQCAHRWVARFRQEGVAGLADRSSRPRSMPARTSPEQEGAVLAARAELRFGPARLAPVTSVPARTISRILRRHGAPPLAWLDPVTGAVIRASRSTAHRYEHEHPGDLIHVDVKKLGRIPDGGGWRVHGRSEQVRGRGIGFDYVHAAVDDHTRLAYAEIHPDEKGATAAGFLTRAAAYFAGRGITRIERVITDNAFAYRHSTAFKNAVQDLGARQKFIRPHCPWQNGKVERFNRTLATEWAYRQPFTSNQHRADALDPFIEHYNTERIHSSHGLTPAARVSPTS, encoded by the coding sequence ATGGAGCTGTCTAGTTCAACCATCGCCAGGAGGCCTCGATGTCCCATCGCTAATGCCCGGTTGACTGTTCATGGTCGGCTTCTCCTCGTTCGTCGGGTAGTCGAGGATCGTCGTCCGGTGTCGCATGTGGCTCGCGAGCTCGGGGTGTCGCGTCAGTGCGCGCATCGGTGGGTGGCCCGGTTCCGTCAGGAGGGTGTCGCGGGGCTCGCGGATCGGTCCTCGAGACCACGGTCGATGCCGGCGAGGACGAGTCCGGAACAGGAAGGCGCCGTGCTGGCTGCGCGCGCGGAACTTCGGTTCGGGCCCGCCCGGCTGGCTCCGGTGACGAGCGTTCCGGCCCGCACGATCTCCCGCATCCTGCGCCGGCACGGGGCGCCGCCGTTGGCATGGTTGGACCCCGTCACCGGGGCCGTGATCCGGGCATCCCGGTCAACGGCGCACCGGTATGAGCACGAGCATCCGGGTGATCTGATCCACGTGGACGTGAAGAAGCTCGGGAGGATCCCGGACGGAGGCGGCTGGCGGGTCCACGGGCGCAGCGAGCAGGTCCGCGGCCGCGGGATCGGGTTCGATTACGTCCATGCCGCGGTCGATGACCACACCCGTCTCGCCTACGCGGAGATCCATCCCGATGAGAAAGGCGCGACCGCGGCCGGGTTCCTGACCCGCGCAGCGGCGTACTTCGCCGGGCGCGGGATCACCCGGATCGAGCGGGTCATCACGGACAACGCGTTCGCCTACCGGCACTCGACCGCGTTCAAGAACGCCGTCCAGGACCTGGGCGCGCGGCAGAAGTTCATCCGCCCGCACTGCCCCTGGCAGAACGGCAAGGTCGAGCGCTTCAACCGGACCCTCGCGACCGAGTGGGCCTACCGGCAACCCTTCACCAGCAACCAACACCGCGCCGACGCGCTTGACCCCTTCATCGAGCACTACAACACTGAACGAATCCACTCAAGCCACGGGCTCACGCCCGCGGCCCGAGTG